Proteins from one Mycobacterium sp. HUMS_12744610 genomic window:
- the ftsZ gene encoding cell division protein FtsZ: protein MTPPHNYLAVIKVVGIGGGGVNAVNRMIEQGLKGVEFIAINTDAQALLMSDADVKLDVGRDSTRGLGAGADPEVGRKAAEDAKDEIEELLRGADMVFVTAGEGGGTGTGGAPVVASIARKLGALTVGVVTRPFSFEGKRRSNQAENGITALRESCDTLIVIPNDRLLQMGDAAVSLMDAFRSADEVLLNGVQGITDLITTPGLINVDFADVKGIMSGAGTALMGIGSARGEGRSLKAAEIAINSPLLEASMEGAQGVLMSIAGGSDLGLFEINEAASLVQDAAHQDANIIFGTVIDDSLGDEVRVTVIAAGFDAQGPGRRPVVGDAAEGSVAAGSGGGAHRIESAKAGKLSSTLFEPVDAVSVPLHTNGATLNIGGDDDDVDVPPFMRR, encoded by the coding sequence ATGACCCCCCCACACAACTACCTCGCCGTCATCAAGGTCGTGGGTATCGGTGGCGGCGGTGTCAACGCCGTCAACCGGATGATCGAACAGGGACTCAAGGGCGTGGAGTTCATCGCGATCAACACCGACGCCCAGGCGCTGTTGATGAGCGATGCCGACGTCAAGCTCGACGTGGGTCGCGACTCGACGCGCGGGCTCGGCGCCGGTGCCGACCCGGAGGTCGGCCGCAAGGCCGCCGAGGACGCCAAGGACGAGATCGAAGAGCTGCTGCGCGGGGCGGACATGGTGTTCGTCACCGCTGGCGAGGGGGGCGGGACCGGCACCGGCGGCGCGCCCGTCGTCGCCAGCATCGCCCGCAAGCTGGGCGCGCTGACCGTCGGCGTGGTCACCCGGCCGTTCTCGTTCGAGGGCAAGCGGCGCAGCAACCAGGCCGAGAACGGCATCACCGCGCTGCGCGAGAGCTGCGACACGCTCATCGTGATCCCCAACGACCGGCTGCTGCAGATGGGCGACGCCGCCGTCTCGCTGATGGACGCATTCCGCAGCGCCGACGAGGTGCTGCTCAACGGCGTACAGGGCATCACCGACCTGATCACCACGCCGGGCCTGATCAACGTCGACTTCGCCGACGTCAAGGGCATCATGTCCGGCGCGGGCACCGCGCTGATGGGCATCGGGTCGGCGCGCGGCGAGGGCCGGTCGCTCAAGGCCGCCGAGATCGCCATCAACTCTCCGCTGCTGGAGGCGTCGATGGAGGGCGCCCAGGGCGTGCTGATGTCGATCGCCGGGGGCAGCGACCTGGGCCTGTTCGAGATCAACGAGGCGGCCTCGCTGGTGCAGGACGCCGCCCATCAGGACGCCAACATCATCTTCGGCACCGTCATCGACGACTCCCTCGGCGACGAGGTGCGCGTGACCGTCATCGCTGCGGGCTTCGACGCGCAGGGCCCGGGCCGCAGGCCGGTCGTGGGCGACGCCGCCGAGGGCAGCGTGGCGGCCGGCAGCGGCGGTGGGGCGCACCGGATCGAGTCGGCGAAGGCGGGCAAGCTCAGCTCGACGCTGTTCGAGCCGGTCGACGCCGTCAGCGTGCCGCTGCACACCAACGGGGCGACGCTGAACATCGGCGGTGACGACGACGATGTCGACGTGCCGCCTTTCATGCGCCGCTGA
- the pgeF gene encoding peptidoglycan editing factor PgeF, with amino-acid sequence MRLRIRRVTTTRAGGVSKPPFDTFNLGDHVGDDPAAVAANRSRLAAATGLGADRVVWMDQVHGDRVEVVEGPRAGAVGDTDALVTGTPRLALAVVTADCVPVLLADARAGVVAAVHAGRVGAQRGVVNRAVEAMQRLGAQVADISALLGPAVSGANYEVPAAMADEVEDALPGSRTTTSAGTPGLDLRAGIARQLTDLGVTSIDIDPRCTVADPTLFSHRRGAPTGRLASLVWME; translated from the coding sequence GTGCGCCTTCGGATCCGGCGAGTGACGACGACCCGCGCGGGCGGCGTGTCGAAGCCGCCGTTCGACACCTTCAACCTCGGCGACCACGTCGGCGACGACCCGGCGGCCGTCGCGGCAAACCGGAGCCGGCTCGCCGCCGCCACCGGCCTCGGCGCCGACCGGGTGGTGTGGATGGACCAGGTGCACGGGGACCGCGTCGAGGTGGTCGAGGGCCCGCGCGCGGGCGCGGTCGGCGACACCGACGCGCTGGTGACCGGCACGCCGCGGCTGGCGCTGGCGGTGGTGACGGCCGACTGCGTGCCGGTGCTGCTGGCCGACGCGCGCGCCGGGGTGGTCGCGGCCGTGCACGCCGGCCGGGTCGGCGCCCAGCGGGGCGTCGTGAACCGCGCGGTGGAGGCCATGCAGCGCCTGGGCGCGCAGGTCGCCGACATCTCGGCGCTGCTCGGCCCGGCGGTCAGCGGCGCCAACTACGAGGTGCCCGCCGCGATGGCCGACGAGGTCGAGGACGCCCTGCCGGGCAGCCGCACCACCACCTCGGCCGGGACGCCCGGGCTTGACCTGCGCGCCGGGATCGCCCGCCAGTTGACGGATCTGGGCGTCACCTCGATCGACATCGACCCCCGCTGCACGGTGGCGGACCCGACGCTGTTCAGCCACCGCCGGGGCGCGCCGACGGGCCGCCTGGCGTCGCTGGTGTGGATGGAGTGA
- the ftsQ gene encoding cell division protein FtsQ, with amino-acid sequence MSQPNPEPTGAAPTDVVGEEAGPAPDSPATSAPAGTPESAEGTDDTGAIVTEPPTDGGEEAAPEAGQADFEGPRRRARRERAERRAAQARAMAIEEARREAKRRAGGRVAAEPKPVARGVVRGLKMLLATVVLVLVGIGLGLVLYFTPAMSARDIVVSGTGAVTREEVLDVARVRPGTPLLQINTKQVADRVATIRRVASARVQRQYPSALRITIVERVPVVVVDFPDGPHLFDRDGVDFATAPPPPALPYLDVADPGPSDPATKAALQVLTALSPDVVAQVSRVAAPSVSSITLTMNDGRVVIWGATDRTGEKAEKLAALLTQPGRTYDVSSPDLPTVK; translated from the coding sequence ATGAGCCAGCCGAACCCCGAGCCGACCGGGGCCGCGCCGACCGACGTGGTGGGAGAGGAGGCCGGCCCCGCGCCGGATTCCCCTGCGACCTCCGCGCCCGCCGGGACCCCTGAGTCCGCCGAGGGCACCGACGACACCGGCGCGATCGTCACCGAACCACCTACCGACGGCGGCGAGGAGGCGGCGCCCGAGGCCGGGCAGGCCGACTTCGAGGGCCCGCGGCGGCGGGCCCGCCGGGAACGGGCCGAGCGCCGCGCCGCGCAGGCGCGCGCCATGGCTATCGAGGAGGCGCGCCGCGAGGCCAAGCGCCGGGCCGGCGGGCGCGTGGCCGCCGAGCCCAAGCCCGTGGCCCGCGGCGTGGTCCGGGGCCTGAAGATGCTGCTGGCCACGGTGGTTCTGGTGCTCGTCGGGATCGGGCTGGGACTGGTCCTGTACTTCACGCCGGCGATGTCGGCCCGCGACATCGTGGTCAGCGGGACCGGGGCGGTGACCCGCGAAGAGGTCCTGGACGTGGCCCGGGTGCGGCCCGGGACGCCGCTGCTGCAGATCAACACCAAGCAGGTCGCCGACCGGGTGGCCACGATCCGACGGGTGGCCAGCGCGCGCGTGCAGCGGCAGTACCCTTCCGCGCTGCGGATCACGATCGTCGAGCGGGTTCCGGTGGTCGTGGTGGACTTCCCGGACGGCCCGCACCTGTTCGACCGCGACGGCGTCGACTTCGCGACCGCGCCGCCGCCACCGGCGCTGCCCTACCTCGACGTTGCCGACCCCGGGCCGAGCGACCCGGCGACCAAGGCCGCGCTGCAGGTGCTGACCGCGCTGAGCCCCGACGTGGTCGCCCAGGTGAGCCGCGTCGCGGCGCCCTCGGTGTCCTCGATCACGCTGACGATGAACGACGGCCGGGTGGTGATCTGGGGGGCCACCGACCGCACCGGGGAGAAGGCCGAGAAGCTGGCCGCGCTGCTGACCCAGCCCGGGCGGACCTACGACGTGTCCAGCCCGGACCTGCCGACCGTCAAGTAG